One genomic segment of Rhizobium viscosum includes these proteins:
- a CDS encoding DMT family transporter, translating to MSQAASSVSETPSSSRLPLVALIVGGAAIGGSPIFVRLSEVGPMATAFWRVALALIPIFIFSLLQKDTGPKPRSLADYGMLILPGAVLALDLSAWHLSITMTSVANATLLANLAPVFVTAIGFLFFGARVTRVFLLGLVLALAGVVVLKGGPAAFGNGDLRGDGVAMIAAVFYACYILAIGALRSRFNTIRIMLWSTASAAVGVFPLAFFFEGHMLPVSFYGWSVVFGLAFVSHAGGQVAIAYALAYLPAAFSSLTLLLQPVVAAILAWALLNESITAMQALGGLIVLAGIMIARRG from the coding sequence ATGTCGCAGGCCGCTTCCTCCGTTTCCGAAACTCCATCCTCCAGCCGCCTCCCGCTAGTCGCCCTTATTGTCGGCGGCGCGGCGATCGGCGGATCGCCGATCTTCGTGCGACTTTCCGAGGTTGGGCCGATGGCAACGGCTTTTTGGCGTGTGGCGCTGGCGCTGATCCCGATCTTCATCTTCTCGCTTTTGCAGAAGGATACTGGCCCCAAGCCAAGGAGCCTTGCCGATTATGGTATGCTCATCCTGCCGGGCGCCGTGTTGGCGCTTGATCTGTCGGCCTGGCATCTGTCGATCACCATGACCTCGGTTGCCAATGCGACACTGCTCGCAAACCTTGCGCCGGTTTTCGTGACCGCCATCGGCTTTCTGTTCTTCGGCGCCAGGGTCACCCGGGTCTTCCTGCTCGGCCTCGTCCTGGCATTGGCCGGCGTGGTCGTGCTAAAGGGCGGACCTGCTGCCTTTGGAAATGGCGACCTGCGCGGCGATGGCGTCGCCATGATCGCAGCCGTCTTCTACGCCTGCTATATCCTGGCGATCGGCGCGTTGCGCAGCCGTTTCAATACGATCCGCATCATGCTGTGGAGCACAGCCTCTGCCGCAGTCGGCGTCTTCCCGCTTGCGTTCTTCTTCGAAGGCCACATGCTGCCGGTAAGCTTTTACGGCTGGTCAGTGGTCTTCGGCCTTGCCTTCGTCAGCCATGCGGGCGGGCAGGTGGCGATCGCTTATGCGCTTGCCTATCTGCCGGCAGCCTTCTCCTCGCTGACCCTGCTTCTCCAGCCGGTCGTTGCGGCCATCCTCGCCTGGGCTCTGCTCAACGAATCGATCACGGCAATGCAGGCCTTGGGCGGCCTGATCGTTCTTGCCGGCATCATGATCGCAAGGCGAGGATAA
- a CDS encoding FAD/NAD(P)-binding protein — protein MTPAEMQFQTEPSTEQKSRRRLVAIVGGGLSGTGVAYHLLKLTGNDAPDIVVFEPRPMLGRGLAYDTADPAHRINVPAAKMSLQPDDVEEFQRWIEANHAVRDDPEAARENGQLFPRRRVFGDYVGSLLKPFLKSGAITHRRATVTAIRRERDGWVILDDKGGLTEADIVAIATSHPPPVAPGRLAAILSSHPRFVADTTKPGSLEVVRPQDRVLVIGNGLTAADVIASLARNGHEGPVVAISRRGLRSRGHAAAPQEPFGDFITDPASSAVALLRKIRLTIRQAAGQGLSWHAVIDQVRSQGHDLWRALPVAERRRIVRHLRSYWDVHRFRIAPQVEAVLDSAIETGRLEVLAASVADAKVEGETIRVTLQPRHARERLERTFDAVIVTTGPAHGGILQTQPWLAELEREGYLVLDPTGLGLACSERSEALGVDGMAIPSLLISGPLARGTFGELMGLPQITEHTVFVAREITDKLQAAASR, from the coding sequence ATGACGCCGGCTGAGATGCAGTTCCAGACAGAACCTTCGACCGAACAGAAATCCCGGCGGCGGCTCGTTGCCATTGTCGGTGGCGGCCTTTCCGGGACCGGTGTCGCCTATCATTTGCTGAAGCTTACCGGCAACGATGCGCCGGATATCGTGGTCTTCGAGCCGCGCCCCATGCTGGGCCGCGGCCTTGCCTACGACACCGCCGATCCGGCGCACCGCATCAATGTGCCGGCCGCCAAGATGAGCCTGCAGCCGGATGATGTGGAAGAGTTCCAGCGCTGGATCGAGGCGAACCATGCCGTGCGCGACGATCCCGAAGCTGCGCGCGAGAACGGTCAGCTTTTCCCGCGCCGACGCGTGTTCGGCGATTATGTCGGCTCGCTTCTGAAGCCCTTCCTCAAGTCGGGCGCAATCACTCATCGCCGCGCCACAGTGACTGCCATCCGTCGCGAGCGCGATGGCTGGGTGATCCTCGACGATAAGGGCGGGCTGACGGAAGCCGATATCGTTGCCATCGCCACCAGTCATCCGCCGCCGGTCGCACCGGGCAGGCTTGCCGCTATTCTTTCAAGCCACCCTCGTTTCGTTGCCGATACCACGAAACCAGGCTCCCTTGAGGTCGTGCGGCCGCAGGACAGAGTCCTCGTCATCGGCAACGGGCTGACGGCGGCAGACGTGATCGCCTCGCTTGCGCGCAACGGCCATGAAGGTCCTGTTGTGGCGATTTCTCGCCGCGGCCTGCGCTCTCGCGGCCATGCTGCCGCTCCGCAGGAACCCTTCGGCGATTTCATCACTGATCCCGCATCCTCGGCAGTCGCGCTGTTGCGTAAGATCCGGCTGACCATTCGCCAGGCAGCCGGGCAGGGCTTGAGCTGGCATGCCGTCATCGATCAGGTGCGCTCCCAGGGGCACGATCTCTGGCGCGCTTTGCCGGTCGCCGAACGGCGTCGCATCGTCCGGCATCTCAGGTCCTACTGGGATGTTCACCGTTTCCGCATCGCCCCGCAGGTGGAGGCGGTGCTCGATTCAGCAATCGAAACCGGCCGGCTGGAAGTGCTTGCGGCATCCGTCGCCGATGCCAAGGTCGAGGGTGAAACGATCCGCGTCACCCTGCAGCCGCGGCATGCCCGCGAAAGATTGGAGCGGACATTCGATGCCGTCATCGTCACGACCGGTCCCGCACATGGTGGCATTTTGCAGACGCAGCCTTGGCTCGCGGAACTCGAGCGCGAAGGCTATCTTGTCCTTGATCCGACCGGTCTCGGACTTGCTTGCTCCGAACGTTCCGAAGCGCTCGGAGTGGATGGTATGGCAATTCCCTCGTTGCTCATTTCCGGTCCGCTTGCACGTGGAACCTTCGGTGAATTGATGGGATTGCCGCAGATCACCGAACATACGGTCTTCGTTGCCCGCGAGATTACAGACAAGCTGCAGGCCGCGGCCTCGAGATAA
- a CDS encoding OsmC family protein, producing MADLKARPRPTGAKAVLGRTGFPHVTSVTGGEIDIVTSPSQPGFNPLDLLYSSLSACLVLSARMAASQLGILDKITEITADVTGEKATEGLSRVAKFNIAFSIKGDIDEETRHKIAHMAEDEICTVSNTIRGTPEFAATISG from the coding sequence ATGGCCGATCTCAAGGCTCGCCCCCGTCCCACAGGTGCAAAAGCCGTTCTTGGTCGTACGGGTTTCCCGCATGTCACATCGGTCACCGGCGGTGAAATTGATATCGTCACCAGCCCATCACAGCCGGGCTTCAACCCGCTCGACCTGCTCTATTCCTCGCTTTCGGCCTGTCTCGTGCTGAGTGCCCGCATGGCGGCAAGCCAACTCGGCATCCTCGATAAGATCACCGAGATCACCGCTGATGTGACCGGCGAGAAGGCGACGGAAGGGCTGTCGCGCGTTGCCAAGTTCAACATCGCCTTCTCCATCAAGGGCGATATCGATGAGGAAACGCGCCACAAGATCGCACATATGGCCGAAGACGAGATCTGCACCGTCAGCAACACTATCAGGGGCACTCCGGAATTCGCAGCCACGATCTCCGGCTGA
- a CDS encoding DUF2188 domain-containing protein: MANITYQIVPHDNGWAYKLGDTLSEPYATAEQAMDRARNAAARQKIGNGDALLAYPAPDGSGWKFQPIETDKSNSRL, from the coding sequence ATGGCCAACATCACCTATCAGATCGTTCCGCATGACAATGGCTGGGCCTACAAGCTCGGCGACACATTGTCTGAGCCCTACGCCACGGCAGAACAGGCGATGGATCGCGCAAGAAACGCAGCCGCGCGCCAGAAAATCGGCAATGGCGATGCTCTGCTCGCCTATCCCGCGCCGGATGGAAGCGGCTGGAAATTCCAGCCGATCGAAACCGACAAAAGCAACAGCAGGCTCTAG
- the ku gene encoding non-homologous end joining protein Ku produces the protein MAGRASWKGHLKVGNLVCAVGLYTAVSSSDRVSFNIVNRRTGHRVERQFVDSETGKPVERDDQVKGYRMESGDYILIEGDEISQIMPESDKVLDVKGFIPFDGIDKLYFDRPYYLAPVDEHDAEALALIARGMLDSEVAALAEAVLFRRNRTLLVRAHDDHIIATMLNFDYEVRSASSVFKDIPDIKFDKEMLELAGHIIGTKEGRFDPSEYHDRYEAALVELVKAKIEGRAPPKHKREPERKVVDLMEALRQSAKMGGKAPAKKPAARKTSDRTSRKAS, from the coding sequence ATGGCGGGACGCGCAAGCTGGAAGGGCCATCTGAAGGTCGGCAACCTTGTTTGCGCCGTCGGCCTTTATACGGCCGTTTCCTCTTCCGACCGCGTCTCTTTCAACATCGTCAACCGCAGGACCGGCCATCGCGTCGAGCGGCAGTTCGTCGACAGCGAAACCGGCAAGCCGGTGGAGCGCGATGATCAGGTCAAGGGCTATCGGATGGAGAGCGGCGACTACATCCTCATTGAAGGTGATGAGATCTCGCAGATCATGCCCGAAAGCGACAAGGTGCTGGACGTGAAGGGATTCATTCCCTTCGACGGGATCGACAAGCTCTATTTCGACCGCCCCTACTATCTGGCACCAGTCGACGAGCATGATGCGGAAGCCCTCGCATTGATTGCCAGAGGCATGCTTGACAGCGAGGTGGCAGCCCTTGCCGAAGCCGTGCTCTTCCGCCGCAACCGCACATTGCTCGTCCGCGCGCATGACGACCACATCATCGCGACCATGCTGAATTTCGACTATGAAGTGCGCTCGGCAAGCTCCGTCTTCAAGGACATTCCCGATATCAAGTTCGACAAGGAGATGCTGGAGCTCGCCGGCCATATCATCGGCACCAAAGAGGGCCGTTTCGACCCGAGTGAATATCACGACCGCTACGAGGCTGCGCTCGTCGAGCTGGTGAAAGCCAAGATCGAAGGGCGCGCGCCGCCGAAACACAAGCGCGAGCCGGAGCGCAAGGTAGTCGATCTCATGGAGGCGCTGCGCCAAAGTGCGAAAATGGGCGGCAAGGCGCCGGCGAAGAAGCCTGCCGCACGCAAGACCTCTGATAGAACAAGCAGAAAAGCGAGCTGA
- the ligD gene encoding DNA ligase D, producing the protein MALETYQAKRDFNITSEPRGRKGRTTGNSFVIQKHDATRLHYDFRLEMDGVLKSWAVTKGPSLNPEDKRLAVHVEDHPLSYGDFEGIIPKGQYGGGTVIVWDRGSWTPTGDPHKAYRKGHMEFELDGEKLKGRWHLVRMHGKPGEKRENWLLIKGDDEEARREDEADILEERPESAKTGRRLEEVAKNPNATWHSRPEGGKAVATKVKAPARKAKSPQERDWPKGAKKADIPDFIELALAKLKPKPPAGERWIHEIKFDGYRLQVKIKNGRVTMLTRGGLDWTEKFGKDLVDAFASLPIETAVIDGELVVERDTGASDFSALQHDLSEGRCDRFVFYAFDLLYLDGYSLLNASLLERKHLLETVVPKDAGKLRYSTHFNENGGLVLNHACRLSLEGVVSKQRDSKYISGRNGEWIKSKCSHRQEFVIGGYVPSSAMKNAIGSLAMGYYEDGALKHVGRVGTGYTVATAQMLYERLSAMEMKQNSFDDKLTAEERRGLHYVKPQLVAEVEFRAWSADGNLRHAAFRGLREDKPAKDVVREMEQTTAKNLPKSAVQLTHPDRIYWPDEGVTKEGLANYYAQVWRLMAPYVVNRPLALLRLPDGISGHQRFFQKHAWKGMNDHIDEITDPKDKGGEKLLRITDFDGLVALVQSAVLEIHPWGTTTNNWEKPDMVTMDLDPGEDVPWENVIAAAYELKERIEGEGLAAFVKTSGGKGLHVVTPLEPKAGWEDVKGFAKWLADSMSQDDPERYLATATKAKRSGKIFIDYLRNGRGNTAVAAYSARARPGAAVSMPLEWSELTTEIGPAYFTVDNTPARLDALSKDPWDGFFAAAKPLQKRKR; encoded by the coding sequence ATGGCGCTCGAAACCTATCAGGCCAAACGCGATTTCAACATCACATCGGAGCCGCGCGGCCGGAAAGGCCGGACGACAGGCAACAGTTTCGTCATCCAGAAGCATGACGCCACCCGCCTGCACTATGATTTCCGCCTTGAGATGGATGGCGTGCTGAAAAGCTGGGCCGTCACCAAGGGACCGAGCCTCAACCCCGAAGATAAGCGCCTGGCCGTTCATGTCGAAGATCATCCCCTCTCTTATGGCGATTTCGAAGGCATCATTCCAAAGGGCCAGTATGGCGGCGGCACGGTCATCGTCTGGGATCGCGGCAGCTGGACGCCAACAGGTGATCCGCACAAGGCCTATCGCAAAGGGCATATGGAATTCGAACTCGATGGCGAGAAGCTGAAGGGGCGCTGGCATCTGGTGCGCATGCATGGAAAACCCGGCGAGAAGCGCGAGAACTGGCTGCTCATCAAGGGCGACGACGAGGAAGCCCGCCGTGAGGATGAAGCCGATATCCTCGAAGAGCGCCCCGAATCCGCCAAAACCGGTCGGCGACTCGAAGAGGTGGCGAAGAATCCCAACGCCACCTGGCACTCCAGACCGGAGGGTGGCAAGGCTGTTGCCACAAAGGTCAAGGCGCCGGCCAGAAAGGCAAAGTCCCCGCAAGAGCGGGATTGGCCGAAGGGCGCGAAAAAAGCCGATATACCCGACTTCATCGAGCTCGCGCTCGCCAAGCTGAAGCCGAAGCCACCGGCCGGTGAGCGCTGGATCCATGAGATCAAGTTCGACGGCTACCGGCTGCAGGTGAAGATCAAGAACGGGCGCGTGACGATGCTGACGCGCGGCGGCCTCGACTGGACGGAGAAATTCGGCAAGGACCTTGTCGATGCCTTTGCATCCTTGCCGATTGAAACGGCCGTCATCGATGGTGAGCTCGTCGTCGAGCGCGATACCGGCGCATCTGACTTCTCCGCCCTGCAGCATGACCTCAGCGAAGGTCGTTGCGACCGCTTCGTCTTCTATGCTTTCGACCTGCTCTATCTCGACGGCTACAGCCTGCTCAATGCAAGTCTCCTCGAACGCAAACATCTGCTGGAGACGGTAGTCCCGAAAGATGCCGGCAAGCTGCGTTACAGCACGCATTTCAACGAGAATGGCGGGCTGGTGCTGAATCACGCCTGCCGGCTCAGCCTCGAAGGCGTCGTCTCCAAGCAGCGCGACAGCAAATATATTTCCGGCCGCAACGGTGAATGGATCAAGTCGAAATGCTCGCATCGGCAGGAATTCGTCATCGGCGGCTACGTGCCCTCGAGCGCGATGAAGAATGCCATCGGCTCGCTCGCCATGGGTTATTACGAGGATGGCGCGCTGAAGCATGTCGGCCGCGTCGGCACTGGTTACACGGTCGCGACGGCGCAGATGCTTTACGAGCGGCTCTCGGCGATGGAGATGAAGCAGAATTCCTTCGACGACAAGCTGACCGCCGAGGAGCGGCGCGGCCTGCATTACGTCAAGCCGCAACTCGTTGCCGAAGTGGAGTTCCGCGCATGGTCGGCGGATGGTAATCTGCGCCACGCGGCCTTCCGCGGATTGCGAGAGGACAAGCCGGCAAAGGACGTTGTGCGCGAGATGGAACAGACGACCGCGAAAAACCTGCCGAAATCGGCAGTGCAGCTCACTCATCCCGACCGCATCTACTGGCCGGACGAGGGCGTCACCAAGGAAGGCCTCGCCAATTATTATGCGCAGGTATGGCGCCTGATGGCGCCCTATGTCGTCAACCGGCCGCTAGCGCTGCTGCGCCTGCCCGATGGGATTTCCGGCCATCAGCGCTTTTTCCAAAAACATGCCTGGAAAGGCATGAACGACCATATCGACGAAATTACCGACCCCAAGGACAAGGGTGGCGAGAAGCTGCTGCGCATTACCGATTTCGACGGTCTCGTGGCGCTGGTGCAATCGGCCGTGCTGGAAATCCATCCCTGGGGCACGACGACGAATAATTGGGAAAAACCCGACATGGTCACCATGGACCTCGATCCCGGCGAGGATGTGCCATGGGAAAATGTGATAGCGGCGGCTTACGAATTGAAGGAGCGCATCGAAGGTGAAGGCCTTGCAGCCTTTGTCAAGACATCCGGCGGCAAAGGCTTGCATGTGGTGACGCCGCTTGAACCGAAGGCCGGTTGGGAGGACGTGAAGGGTTTTGCCAAATGGCTGGCAGACAGCATGTCGCAAGATGATCCCGAGCGCTATCTTGCAACCGCAACCAAAGCGAAGCGCAGCGGCAAGATCTTCATCGACTATCTCCGGAACGGCCGCGGCAATACCGCTGTTGCCGCCTATTCCGCGCGCGCTCGCCCGGGCGCAGCCGTTTCCATGCCGCTGGAATGGAGTGAACTGACCACCGAAATCGGCCCTGCCTATTTCACCGTCGATAATACGCCAGCGCGGCTCGATGCGCTTAGCAAAGATCCCTGGGATGGGTTCTTTGCGGCTGCCAAGCCGCTGCAAAAGCGGAAGCGATAG
- the ku gene encoding non-homologous end joining protein Ku: MARQTFWKGYLKLSLVTASVSLTPATTESSKVRFHVLNRATTNRVESRYVDSVTHKPVAERDQMKGYPRGEDDYVLLEDEEIEEVGLESTRTIDIDTFVPRGSIDWIWYDKPHFLAPEDKVGIEAFCVIREAMKANDVVGIARLVLYRRERAVLLEPQGKGIILWTLRYGDEVREPAAELDMKAKIDSELLTLMKKLVKEETKEWSPSMVQDPVQKRLKALIRSKEKNLKKAVPARKPAPVKSTGNVINIMDALKKSLDAEGGRGKSR, encoded by the coding sequence ATGGCCCGTCAAACATTCTGGAAAGGTTATCTCAAGCTCTCGCTTGTCACCGCGTCCGTTTCACTGACGCCAGCGACGACGGAGTCGAGCAAGGTGCGGTTTCATGTATTGAACCGCGCAACGACAAACCGCGTCGAAAGCCGCTATGTCGATAGCGTCACACACAAGCCCGTTGCCGAGAGGGATCAGATGAAAGGCTATCCGCGTGGCGAGGACGACTATGTTCTGCTCGAGGATGAGGAGATCGAGGAGGTAGGGCTGGAAAGCACCCGCACAATCGACATCGATACTTTTGTGCCGCGCGGGTCGATCGACTGGATCTGGTACGACAAGCCGCATTTCCTGGCGCCGGAAGACAAGGTCGGCATTGAGGCCTTCTGCGTGATCCGCGAGGCGATGAAAGCCAACGATGTCGTCGGCATCGCCCGGCTGGTGCTCTACCGGCGAGAGCGCGCCGTGCTCCTGGAACCGCAGGGCAAGGGTATCATTCTCTGGACGCTGCGTTATGGAGACGAGGTGCGCGAACCGGCCGCCGAACTCGATATGAAGGCGAAGATCGATAGCGAGTTGCTGACCTTGATGAAAAAGCTGGTCAAGGAAGAGACGAAGGAATGGAGCCCTTCGATGGTGCAGGATCCGGTTCAGAAACGGCTGAAGGCGTTGATCCGCAGCAAGGAAAAGAACCTCAAGAAGGCTGTCCCGGCTCGCAAGCCTGCGCCGGTCAAATCGACGGGCAATGTCATCAATATCATGGACGCGCTGAAGAAGAGCCTGGACGCAGAAGGCGGCCGCGGGAAGTCGCGGTAG
- the yacG gene encoding DNA gyrase inhibitor YacG, translating into MSDKTKTDGKVEPLRKTRPCPECGKPSNREHYPFCSNRCREVDLSRWLTGSYAIPVADDETKADYPDEEN; encoded by the coding sequence ATGTCTGATAAGACGAAGACCGACGGCAAGGTCGAGCCGCTGCGCAAGACGCGCCCCTGCCCGGAATGCGGCAAACCGTCGAACCGCGAACACTATCCCTTCTGTTCCAACCGCTGCCGCGAAGTGGACCTGTCGCGCTGGCTGACGGGCTCCTACGCCATACCCGTGGCCGATGACGAGACGAAGGCGGATTATCCCGACGAGGAAAACTAG
- a CDS encoding Maf-like protein, whose amino-acid sequence MALKYKLILASGSPRRVDLLNQAGIEPSRLLPMDIDETPKKSEHPRSLARRLSGEKAEAALAVIKGDITWKGSYILSADTVVAVGRRILGKAEFADEASNSLHLLSGRNHVVYTGICLITPDRKVRQKIVETKVRFKRLSSFEIENYIASGQWRGKAGAYGIQGLAGTFVQKMVGSYTNVVGLPLYETILLLTGEGFDVHSRWPEG is encoded by the coding sequence ATGGCGCTGAAATACAAGCTCATTCTGGCCTCGGGCTCGCCCCGCCGCGTCGATCTGCTCAATCAGGCCGGCATCGAGCCCTCGCGCCTGTTGCCGATGGATATTGACGAGACGCCGAAGAAATCGGAGCATCCGCGCTCGCTCGCCCGTCGCCTCTCCGGCGAAAAGGCGGAGGCGGCACTTGCCGTCATCAAGGGCGACATCACCTGGAAGGGCAGCTATATCCTGTCCGCCGATACGGTGGTCGCCGTCGGTCGCCGCATTCTCGGCAAGGCGGAATTTGCCGATGAAGCCTCAAACTCGCTGCACCTGCTCTCCGGGCGCAACCACGTTGTCTATACCGGCATCTGCCTGATCACGCCTGACCGCAAGGTGCGACAGAAGATTGTCGAGACCAAGGTGCGCTTCAAGCGCCTGTCAAGCTTCGAGATCGAAAACTACATTGCCTCGGGCCAATGGCGCGGTAAGGCCGGTGCCTACGGTATCCAGGGGCTGGCAGGCACCTTCGTGCAGAAAATGGTGGGTTCCTACACCAATGTCGTGGGACTGCCGCTTTATGAAACCATTCTGCTTCTGACCGGCGAAGGCTTCGATGTCCACAGCCGTTGGCCCGAGGGCTGA
- the infA gene encoding translation initiation factor IF-1 produces the protein MPKEEVLEFPGIVTELLPNATFRVKLENEHEIIAHTAGRMRKNRIRVLAGDKVLVEMTPYDLTKGRITYRFK, from the coding sequence ATGCCGAAAGAAGAAGTCCTCGAATTCCCGGGCATCGTGACCGAACTTCTGCCGAATGCGACATTCCGCGTGAAGCTCGAAAACGAGCATGAAATCATTGCCCACACCGCCGGCCGCATGCGCAAGAACCGCATCCGCGTTCTCGCCGGCGACAAGGTTCTGGTCGAAATGACGCCCTACGACCTGACGAAGGGCCGCATCACCTACCGCTTCAAGTAA